A part of Nitrospirota bacterium genomic DNA contains:
- a CDS encoding IS481 family transposase, with product MDNNLDVIYDKPLFNQRLADYMIFYNTQRPHKSLGLKSPVEYLIENGEMSQ from the coding sequence ATCGATAATAACCTGGATGTAATTTATGATAAACCGCTATTTAACCAGAGACTTGCTGATTATATGATCTTTTATAATACTCAGAGACCACATAAGTCTTTGGGATTAAAAAGCCCTGTAGAGTATTTGATTGAAAATGGAGAAATGTCGCAAAA